In Podospora pseudoanserina strain CBS 124.78 chromosome 5, whole genome shotgun sequence, a single window of DNA contains:
- a CDS encoding hypothetical protein (EggNog:ENOG503PE1I; COG:S) yields MPSESTHSDPPGSTRNYGEFFSWFETHYGENKPGDSINEINGQSADINKGFGGEYVWLVPKRAPRPKMMVDNFWTDIRGSPDGNRNDDLAKGAGGDYRYFSWSNNMDATHFVTDVALWRTGDAQHSPPDGWDSMTGDINKDRGGDYLYLVWRKKQYCGPKGF; encoded by the exons ATGCCTTCTGAGTCTACCCACAGCGATCCCCCCGGGTCCACCCGCAACTACGGAGAGTTCTTCTCCTGGTTTGAG ACTCACTACGGCGAGAACAAGCCCGGTGACTCCATCAACGAGATCAACGGCCAATCCGCCGACATCAACAAGGGCTTTGGAGGCGAGTACGTCTGGCTCGTCCCCAAGCGCGCGCCCAGGCCCAAGATGATGGTCGACAATTTCTGGACCGACATCCGCGGCAGCCCCGACGGCAACCGCAATGACGACCTTGCCAAGGGTGCCGGCGGTGACTACCGCTACTTCTCATGGTCCAACAATATGGATGCCACTCA CTTTGTTACCGATGTTGCTCTTTGGAGAACCGGTGACGCTCAGCACAGCCCCCCGGATGGCTGGGACAGCATGACGGGTGACATCAACAAGGATCGTGGCGGCGACTATCTGTACCTGGTGTGGCGCAAGAAGCAATACTGCGGACCCAAGGGTTTCTAG